In Desulfopila inferna, a single window of DNA contains:
- a CDS encoding M48 family metalloprotease — MIYNNLLYFLTAIFIFSMATVPPVPTLPAILALLAFLVLAVVFDRYAARVFRRVDTSESSEYFKAEKRVAAAGLLVYVFMVFGLDLKYYLVFLSFGGRLPALTNIAGLLVFFLLLVILWGRARKSYERVFARKYRRSVFIYSNIKANLPIVLPWMILTVLYDLVGLAPWPWLQQAMASIWGDVFFFGTFLIFVFIFFPPLVKTLWGCRKVEEGPLRDHLVAFCEKQNFSAELYIWPLFEGRVITAGVMGVIPGLRYILLTPALLETMTIDELDSVMAHEIGHAKRFHLPLYVFLIGGFVLAGGFLAEPLYYYFFSRDYFYSFVAAVNLSPEVVRNVVIAVPALLFLLIFFRYIFGYFMRNFERQADLHVFDVQGNSRAIISAFEKIAILSGNIREQPSWHHFGIGERVDFLHKCEREPALIRQHHRKVGTSLLLYIGILFGSILFVQSLSFEKSMAAYEEKYVKADLLYNAKQEEDPAHWLFFAGNFLLENNFEERAVIAFDMAVQMEPRQPDILNNYSWLLLTAEDIELRDPEKALEYARSAAAVKPSGYILDTLATALWANELVDQAIEVERRAAYADPEKAEYYQSQIEKFGKITYQEELEEQMSRQLPAILSGTGEEV; from the coding sequence GTGATATATAACAACCTGCTCTATTTCCTGACCGCCATTTTTATCTTCAGCATGGCTACAGTTCCGCCGGTTCCCACCCTGCCGGCCATCCTGGCGCTGCTCGCTTTTTTGGTGCTCGCAGTCGTCTTTGACAGGTATGCGGCCAGGGTTTTTCGCCGGGTGGATACCAGTGAGTCCAGCGAATACTTTAAAGCGGAGAAGCGTGTCGCCGCTGCCGGCCTGCTGGTCTATGTCTTTATGGTGTTCGGCCTCGATCTCAAATATTATCTTGTCTTCCTCTCCTTCGGAGGCCGGCTTCCGGCCCTGACCAACATCGCCGGCCTGCTGGTCTTTTTTCTGCTCCTTGTAATTCTCTGGGGCAGGGCAAGAAAAAGCTATGAACGGGTTTTTGCACGAAAATATCGACGCAGTGTCTTCATATATTCCAATATCAAGGCCAACCTCCCCATTGTCCTGCCCTGGATGATTCTTACGGTTCTTTACGATCTTGTCGGCCTTGCCCCGTGGCCGTGGCTGCAGCAGGCCATGGCTTCGATCTGGGGAGATGTCTTCTTTTTCGGAACATTCCTGATCTTCGTCTTTATCTTCTTTCCACCGCTGGTCAAGACGCTGTGGGGCTGCCGGAAGGTGGAGGAGGGCCCCCTGCGGGATCATCTTGTAGCCTTCTGTGAAAAGCAGAATTTTTCCGCCGAATTGTATATCTGGCCGCTTTTTGAAGGGCGGGTAATCACTGCAGGCGTTATGGGAGTGATTCCCGGACTGCGCTACATTCTTCTGACTCCGGCGCTTCTGGAAACCATGACCATCGATGAGCTCGACTCGGTGATGGCTCACGAGATCGGCCATGCCAAAAGGTTTCATCTGCCGCTCTATGTCTTTCTCATCGGAGGTTTTGTTTTGGCGGGCGGTTTTCTCGCCGAGCCCCTCTATTATTATTTCTTTTCCAGGGATTATTTTTATTCTTTTGTCGCCGCCGTAAATCTGTCGCCGGAAGTGGTGCGCAATGTTGTCATTGCCGTTCCCGCCCTGCTTTTTCTGCTGATTTTCTTTCGCTATATTTTCGGGTATTTCATGCGAAATTTCGAACGTCAGGCCGACCTTCATGTCTTTGATGTGCAGGGCAACAGCCGTGCCATAATCTCCGCCTTTGAAAAAATCGCGATTCTCAGCGGCAATATCCGGGAACAGCCGAGTTGGCATCATTTCGGCATCGGCGAGAGAGTCGATTTTCTGCATAAATGCGAGAGAGAGCCTGCACTCATCAGACAGCACCATCGAAAAGTGGGAACCAGCCTGTTGCTCTATATCGGCATCTTGTTCGGCTCAATCCTTTTCGTGCAGAGCCTCTCCTTTGAAAAGAGCATGGCCGCCTATGAAGAGAAATATGTCAAGGCGGATCTGCTCTACAACGCAAAGCAGGAGGAAGATCCTGCTCACTGGCTCTTTTTCGCCGGGAATTTTCTGCTCGAGAACAACTTTGAAGAAAGGGCCGTTATCGCCTTTGACATGGCTGTGCAGATGGAGCCGCGACAGCCGGATATTCTCAATAATTATTCCTGGCTGCTGCTCACTGCCGAAGATATCGAACTGCGCGATCCGGAAAAGGCACTGGAGTATGCCCGTTCTGCTGCCGCCGTGAAACCCAGCGGTTATATCCTTGACACCCTGGCTACGGCCCTCTGGGCAAATGAGCTGGTCGATCAGGCGATCGAGGTGGAAAGGCGGGCCGCCTATGCCGATCCGGAAAAGGCGGAATATTATCAGTCGCAGATAGAAAAATTCGGAAAGATCACCTATCAGGAGGAACTTGAGGAACAAATGTCACGGCAGCTGCCCGCCATATTGAGCGGCACCGGGGAGGAAGTCTGA
- a CDS encoding deoxyribonuclease IV codes for MPFLGAHESVSGGLYLAFERLAQVGGEALQIFTRNQRQWIPAELRRQEVEDFRAAWRDYPGLEVASHGSYLVNLASADESLLHKSIGAFVLELERCQQLGITMLVLHPGSHGGTGVEQGIEHFVRGLDAALEQARSETRVLIENTAGQGTGLGSSFEEIAAILAQSGYSSRLGVCLDTCHLFAAGYDIRTVEAYQRTMALFDERVGVERIEFFHLNDSTKEVGSRVDRHAHIGEGQIGLEGFRNLLNDPRFAERSMTLETPKDKELENDRRNLRILAGLLEK; via the coding sequence ATGCCGTTTTTAGGAGCGCACGAATCGGTCAGCGGCGGGCTGTATCTCGCTTTTGAGCGACTGGCTCAGGTGGGCGGCGAGGCGCTGCAGATTTTCACCCGCAACCAGCGGCAATGGATTCCGGCGGAGTTGCGACGGCAGGAAGTCGAGGATTTTCGTGCTGCCTGGCGTGACTATCCCGGCCTGGAGGTGGCTTCACACGGCTCCTATCTGGTCAATCTTGCCTCTGCCGATGAGAGTCTGCTGCATAAATCGATCGGAGCCTTTGTTCTCGAGCTGGAACGTTGTCAGCAGCTTGGCATCACCATGCTCGTTCTTCATCCCGGATCACATGGAGGCACCGGGGTGGAGCAGGGTATAGAGCATTTTGTCCGTGGGCTGGATGCTGCACTCGAGCAGGCCCGTTCGGAGACCAGGGTGCTTATTGAAAACACTGCCGGCCAGGGTACCGGGCTGGGCAGCAGTTTCGAGGAGATCGCCGCCATCCTGGCCCAGTCCGGGTATTCCTCGCGGCTCGGTGTTTGCCTTGATACCTGTCATCTCTTTGCTGCCGGTTATGATATCAGAACCGTCGAGGCCTACCAGCGAACCATGGCACTCTTCGATGAGCGTGTGGGAGTTGAAAGGATAGAATTTTTCCATCTGAACGATTCGACCAAAGAGGTGGGCAGCAGGGTCGACAGGCATGCCCATATCGGTGAAGGACAGATCGGGTTGGAGGGGTTCCGTAATCTCCTCAATGATCCCAGGTTTGCCGAGCGTTCCATGACTCTGGAGACCCCCAAGGACAAAGAGCTCGAAAATGACCGCAGAAATCTGCGGATCCTTGCGGGCCTTCTGGAGAAATAG
- a CDS encoding GspE/PulE family protein, producing the protein MKFLYSDALLELLVKANILSGKQAKFITLEKGKQRQKLLKQYGKRDEIDPNYPDLIDVIVSFKLTIDGRDDTVLDEETIMRTVSQARKIPYKKLDPLELDMDVVTKTIPKNFAIRQLILPFNIHNGILEVASYHPDCKTVIADIEQANQMKVRAYLASKSEIKKIISEFFGFQSSISAAETHFTTPGVATSIDIGNLEQFVKLTSAKAITSSDQHIKSAVNHLFHYALDQRASDIHIEPKREICMVRFRIDGSLHTIYKLPKAVHSAIVSRIKFLSRLDIAEKRRPQDGRIKIESSEGKTVEIRVSTVPVSFGEKAVLRILDPDVIFQDLHHLGFARRDRVVYNQMITSPHGIVLVTGPTGSGKSTTLYSTLKSIATAEKNIVTVEDPVEMVYEDFNQIAVQPLIDVTFSTILRNILRQDPDILMIGEIRDLDTAKHAVQAAMTGHLVFSTLHTNDAVSSIIRLIDLGVQPFLLSSTLLGCMAQRLVKKICPDCREEFEVDGAELYKLGFPVPRKGTQTLQRGKGCRECRHTGYKGRQGVFEIFPLSQELKKMIVAQSSSSEMRQVAIREGMTTLREDAWKKVQDGITTYEEALRVTGEE; encoded by the coding sequence ATGAAGTTTCTCTATAGCGATGCTCTGCTTGAACTGCTGGTAAAAGCGAATATTCTCAGCGGCAAGCAGGCCAAATTCATCACCCTCGAGAAGGGCAAACAGCGTCAGAAGCTGTTGAAACAGTATGGAAAAAGGGATGAGATCGATCCCAATTATCCCGATCTGATCGACGTCATTGTCTCTTTCAAACTGACCATCGATGGCCGGGATGACACTGTACTCGATGAAGAGACCATTATGCGGACGGTCAGCCAGGCCCGCAAAATCCCCTACAAAAAGCTTGATCCGCTCGAGTTGGATATGGATGTCGTCACCAAGACCATCCCCAAGAACTTTGCTATCCGCCAGCTTATTCTGCCCTTCAATATTCATAACGGCATCCTGGAAGTAGCCTCCTACCACCCCGACTGCAAGACCGTCATCGCCGATATCGAGCAGGCCAACCAGATGAAGGTCAGGGCCTATCTTGCCTCCAAGTCGGAGATAAAGAAGATCATCTCCGAGTTTTTCGGCTTCCAGAGCTCCATCAGCGCCGCCGAAACCCACTTTACCACTCCCGGGGTGGCAACCTCGATTGATATCGGCAACCTTGAGCAATTTGTCAAGCTGACCTCGGCCAAGGCCATCACCTCTTCCGATCAGCATATCAAGTCGGCGGTAAATCATCTCTTTCACTATGCTCTCGACCAGCGCGCCAGTGATATTCATATCGAGCCCAAGCGGGAAATCTGTATGGTGCGCTTCAGGATCGACGGCTCGCTCCATACCATCTACAAGCTGCCGAAAGCCGTCCATTCCGCCATCGTCTCCAGGATAAAGTTTCTCTCGCGCCTGGATATTGCTGAAAAAAGAAGACCGCAGGACGGCAGGATCAAGATTGAGAGCAGTGAAGGCAAAACCGTCGAAATTCGCGTCTCCACCGTGCCGGTCTCTTTCGGCGAAAAGGCGGTGCTGCGGATTCTCGATCCCGATGTCATTTTTCAGGATCTTCATCATCTCGGCTTTGCCAGGAGAGACAGGGTGGTCTACAACCAGATGATCACTTCACCCCACGGCATCGTGCTGGTCACCGGCCCCACCGGCAGCGGCAAGTCGACCACGCTCTATTCGACCCTCAAATCCATTGCCACGGCGGAGAAGAATATTGTCACCGTCGAAGATCCGGTGGAGATGGTCTATGAAGATTTTAATCAGATCGCCGTCCAGCCCCTGATCGATGTCACCTTCTCGACCATTCTCAGAAATATTCTCAGGCAGGATCCCGATATCCTGATGATAGGAGAGATTCGCGACCTCGATACCGCCAAACATGCGGTCCAGGCAGCCATGACCGGTCATCTGGTCTTTTCCACCTTGCACACCAACGACGCGGTGTCCTCCATTATTCGCCTGATTGATCTGGGCGTCCAGCCCTTTCTGCTCTCTTCCACCCTGCTCGGTTGTATGGCTCAACGGCTGGTAAAGAAAATCTGCCCCGACTGCCGGGAAGAGTTTGAAGTTGACGGCGCCGAACTGTATAAACTCGGCTTCCCCGTGCCCCGCAAGGGTACTCAGACCCTGCAGCGCGGCAAGGGCTGCCGTGAATGCCGCCATACCGGGTATAAAGGGCGGCAGGGCGTGTTTGAGATTTTTCCTCTTTCGCAGGAACTTAAAAAAATGATTGTCGCCCAATCGTCATCCTCGGAGATGCGACAGGTTGCTATTCGGGAAGGAATGACTACATTACGCGAGGACGCCTGGAAAAAGGTGCAGGATGGGATCACTACCTATGAAGAAGCACTTCGGGTAACCGGAGAGGAATAA
- the smpB gene encoding SsrA-binding protein SmpB has product MQGKVVGRNKKAYHNYIIDSKIEAGMVLSGPEVKSLRAGKVNLRDGYARVNERGEVMLHNVHISLYTFATHNPNEPIRPRKLLLHKREIKKLIGKLQEKGLALIPLSIYFVSNGKAKVELGLARGKRQYDKRATLKKKQGEREVERAMRRNQN; this is encoded by the coding sequence ATGCAAGGTAAAGTAGTCGGCAGAAACAAGAAAGCCTATCACAATTATATTATCGACTCGAAGATCGAGGCAGGCATGGTCCTGTCGGGCCCCGAGGTGAAATCGCTGCGGGCCGGCAAGGTCAACCTGCGTGATGGCTATGCCAGGGTTAATGAAAGAGGAGAGGTGATGCTGCACAACGTCCACATCTCCCTGTATACGTTTGCCACGCACAATCCCAACGAGCCGATCAGACCGCGCAAGCTTCTTCTGCATAAACGTGAAATAAAAAAACTAATCGGTAAACTTCAGGAGAAAGGTCTTGCTCTCATACCGCTTAGTATATACTTTGTAAGTAACGGCAAGGCAAAGGTGGAACTAGGTCTTGCCCGAGGTAAAAGACAATATGATAAACGCGCCACGCTGAAGAAAAAGCAGGGTGAACGAGAGGTTGAACGCGCCATGCGCCGAAACCAGAACTAA
- a CDS encoding tyrosine-type recombinase/integrase: MAKKSKNHHLELRGDTWYFVAMVNGKRIRRALSTSVTEARRTRDQYLKEIDLYGKIQSSKAVYDPDGDNEEILFGEAAQKWANSIVRKVKPSTLRDYKSAMNTYILPRFGNTPISEITFLEIEEFMAQLTCSAKRINNVLVPMRAVMHFAQRAEMIDKNPMNLIANLKTDKPDISPLSMDEVNLFLNAVHQYYTDFFTVAFFTGMRFGEMAALKWENVSFKLGVIKVKETRVRGEEGRPKTNGSVRDIKMMPPVIEALTNLKARKKNNSPYVFVNKSNNPLLPNSINYHVWKPGLRKAGLKPRSLYQTRHTFATLMLDSGELPGWVQKMMGHESLKMILEKYYSYIKNYQRNDGEAFMENVFVPGTPSDVVESVN, encoded by the coding sequence ATGGCAAAAAAGAGTAAAAACCATCATCTCGAACTACGGGGTGATACTTGGTACTTCGTCGCTATGGTAAACGGAAAGAGGATAAGAAGAGCTTTATCCACTTCTGTAACAGAAGCCAGACGGACACGTGACCAATACTTGAAAGAAATTGACCTGTACGGGAAAATTCAAAGTAGTAAAGCCGTCTATGACCCTGATGGCGACAATGAAGAGATTTTATTTGGTGAAGCGGCTCAAAAGTGGGCTAACTCTATCGTCAGAAAGGTAAAACCATCTACTTTAAGAGACTATAAAAGTGCGATGAACACCTATATTTTACCTCGCTTCGGTAACACTCCGATATCCGAAATTACGTTTCTTGAAATTGAAGAGTTCATGGCGCAGCTTACCTGCTCTGCCAAGCGAATAAATAATGTCTTGGTACCGATGAGAGCCGTTATGCACTTCGCACAGCGAGCAGAGATGATAGACAAAAACCCTATGAACCTGATTGCTAATCTAAAGACTGATAAACCTGATATCAGCCCTCTATCTATGGATGAAGTCAATTTGTTTTTGAATGCAGTTCATCAATATTATACAGATTTCTTCACTGTTGCTTTTTTTACCGGCATGAGGTTTGGCGAAATGGCCGCTTTGAAGTGGGAAAATGTCTCCTTCAAACTCGGCGTCATCAAGGTAAAAGAAACTCGCGTAAGAGGTGAAGAGGGTCGCCCAAAGACCAATGGCTCAGTAAGGGACATCAAGATGATGCCGCCTGTCATTGAGGCTTTAACGAATCTGAAGGCAAGGAAAAAAAACAACTCTCCTTATGTATTTGTAAATAAGAGCAATAACCCTCTGCTGCCGAACTCCATCAATTACCATGTATGGAAGCCTGGTTTAAGAAAAGCTGGGCTTAAGCCAAGGTCTCTTTATCAGACGAGGCATACATTTGCGACTTTGATGCTCGATAGCGGTGAGCTTCCAGGTTGGGTCCAAAAAATGATGGGCCATGAATCTTTGAAAATGATATTGGAAAAATACTATTCCTACATCAAGAACTACCAAAGAAATGATGGCGAGGCGTTTATGGAAAATGTCTTTGTTCCAGGGACACCTAGTGATGTTGTTGAGTCAGTAAATTGA
- a CDS encoding helix-turn-helix domain-containing protein translates to MNDYLKRQNYFTQKELATRWRVSQGTIINLRKAGNIPFFSLPGSSKILYPVDEIIDCEQKHTTAIKEVHNKRHQLTELKRKLPVVSPKKQQNWRI, encoded by the coding sequence ATGAACGATTATCTGAAAAGGCAAAATTATTTTACTCAAAAAGAACTTGCGACGCGGTGGAGAGTATCTCAAGGTACCATTATCAATCTGCGCAAAGCTGGCAACATTCCATTTTTCAGCTTACCAGGTTCAAGTAAGATACTGTACCCTGTTGATGAAATAATTGATTGTGAGCAAAAACATACAACTGCAATAAAGGAGGTGCATAACAAAAGACATCAACTAACTGAATTAAAGAGGAAATTGCCTGTTGTATCACCCAAAAAACAACAAAATTGGAGGATATAA
- a CDS encoding DNA primase family protein, producing the protein MKLHEQEKHYQSNCLSGITPSNAGETTEQQKSDFNLTDLGNANRLVEQFGDKIKYCSTSRKWIVWNGKSWENDENATVSKLVREVVKNLYKEAQQAEDEVTRTKIAKHAMRSEHVNRIRAITALAMDDHRIRIKTEELDSNTWLLNCTNGTVNLRTGQITFHDPNDFITKMVPVDYDANSACPNFLKFLSQIMAENVEMLQYLQRFLGYTLTGNTREQCFHIFWGNGSNGKSTLLNLWTKLLSDYAKQAQPESFLDTNKGNINNDIARLNGARLATTTEPDDNQYLAEGILKQTTGSDTMTARFLRKEYFEFKPQFKLIMTTNHKPNIKGKDFGMWRRVRLVPFEITIPPHEQDQDLEEKLNSELPGILAWAVRGCLDWQKNGLGLPKVIADANAEYRQEMDVVGRFIEDCCTVGTDERVSSQILFTLYSGWCRQQGESLKTKVAFGKELKQKCFTPYRTSTERGWLGIGLKTYINALAA; encoded by the coding sequence ATGAAGTTACACGAACAAGAAAAACACTACCAGTCCAACTGTCTTTCCGGCATAACACCATCAAATGCAGGAGAGACCACAGAGCAGCAAAAATCCGATTTCAATCTAACAGATTTAGGAAATGCAAACCGATTGGTGGAACAGTTTGGGGACAAAATAAAATACTGCTCAACATCCCGGAAATGGATTGTCTGGAATGGCAAGTCCTGGGAAAATGACGAAAACGCAACAGTTTCAAAGCTGGTTAGAGAAGTTGTCAAAAACCTGTACAAAGAAGCTCAGCAGGCTGAAGATGAAGTAACAAGAACGAAAATAGCAAAACACGCGATGAGGTCAGAACACGTAAATAGAATTAGAGCCATAACTGCCCTAGCAATGGATGACCATAGAATTCGAATAAAAACCGAAGAGCTTGATTCTAACACGTGGCTACTGAATTGTACGAATGGCACTGTAAATTTAAGGACTGGACAAATTACGTTCCATGACCCAAACGACTTCATTACAAAAATGGTCCCCGTCGATTATGACGCAAACAGCGCCTGCCCCAATTTCCTGAAATTTCTATCCCAGATTATGGCTGAAAACGTGGAGATGCTTCAATACCTACAAAGATTCCTCGGATATACACTCACAGGAAATACAAGGGAACAATGTTTTCACATCTTTTGGGGTAACGGCTCAAATGGAAAAAGTACCCTCCTGAATTTATGGACCAAGTTACTTAGTGACTATGCAAAACAAGCACAGCCGGAGTCCTTTCTTGACACAAACAAAGGGAATATAAACAATGACATCGCAAGGTTAAATGGCGCTAGGCTGGCGACAACAACTGAGCCAGATGACAATCAATACCTTGCAGAAGGTATCCTAAAGCAGACAACTGGCAGCGATACGATGACAGCACGCTTCCTGCGTAAAGAATATTTCGAGTTCAAGCCACAGTTTAAGTTAATCATGACAACGAACCATAAACCCAATATCAAGGGAAAGGATTTTGGAATGTGGCGGAGAGTCAGACTCGTTCCATTTGAAATAACCATTCCCCCACATGAACAAGACCAAGACTTAGAAGAAAAACTCAATTCAGAATTACCTGGGATTCTAGCCTGGGCTGTTAGGGGCTGTTTAGACTGGCAGAAAAATGGCCTTGGATTACCAAAGGTTATAGCGGACGCGAATGCCGAATATAGACAAGAGATGGATGTAGTGGGACGATTCATTGAGGATTGTTGCACTGTAGGAACGGACGAGAGAGTGTCTAGTCAAATTCTTTTTACGCTTTATTCAGGTTGGTGTCGTCAGCAGGGAGAGTCCCTGAAGACCAAGGTCGCTTTTGGAAAAGAATTGAAGCAGAAATGTTTCACTCCATACAGGACAAGTACTGAAAGAGGATGGCTTGGCATAGGCCTCAAAACATACATCAACGCTCTAGCTGCATAA